The sequence GCTTGCGGGGGGCGCGTGCCGCCCGCCGCTGCGGGCGCTGGGAGCGGCCGAGCGCGAGGAGCTGCGGGCGGTGCTGGAGGGCATCGGCGTGGTCGGCGTCGGACCTGGGGAAGGAGCGTGAGGGTATGGATCCGCTGCGCAAGATGAGTGAGGGTATGAATCGACCGGTGGCAGTGCTCGCAGTAGCGGCCTTCATCGCCTTGGGGACACTCCAGGCAGGGGCTGGAGCAGTCCGGAAGTACGAGGGCCGCACCATGACGGTCTATGCGGGTATTTCCCCCAGGGTTCGGGAGGACATCACTGAGTACATCGCGCCTCGATTGAAAGAGAAGTTCGGTATTGAGCTGGCGGTCGAGCCTTTGGGGTCTACTGTGATGCTTGAGAAGATCCTCGCCCAGCGTGCGCGCCCCAGGGTTAGCGTGGCGGGCTGGGATCAGCCGGTGGGGCTGCAGGCGTGTGTGATGGGACTCTGCGCGCCCATCGACCTGGCGAAGGCTCCTAACCTCAGGGCCGCGTACGACTGGGCGGTGATCAAAGTCGGGGGGGACGTTAAAGTGGTCGCGACGAGCCTCATCGGCGTGGGGCTCATCTACAACCGGGATGAGTTCGCCCGGCGCGGCCTGCGGCCGCCCACGTCCTGGAACGACCTCTGGCGTGACGATTTGCGCGGGCGCATCAGCATCACGGCTCCCGAGAGCACGTGGGGCCTAGCGGCACTCGTCATGTTGGCCAAGCTCGAGGGAGGGAGTGAGGCGAACATTGAGCCGGGCTTTGCCAGGATCAAGAGCCTCTTGCCACGCCTGCACACCATTCATACCTGGTCGTCTGAACTGGCCAAGCTCATACAGCTCGGAGAGGTCTGGCTGGGGACCACGGGTTCAAACATGGGCCCGGCCTTGAAGGGCCAGGGGTTCCCCGTGGAGTGGGTGGCGCCGCAGGAGGGTTCCCCGGTGGTCGGCGGAGGCATGTCTATTGTCGCCAACGCCCCCTACCCAGATGTGGCTCACGAGTACGTCAACCTCTACTTCAGCCCCGAGTTCCAGGTTCTGCGGGCGCGTAACGGGGGGCAGACGCCGACGACGCGCACAGGATACGCCAGGCTCTCCGCCCAGGAGAAAATTGACCTCCCTTTGCGGCCGCTGGGGAAGCTTGTCCACCTCGACTGGGCTACCATCATGCAGGCGCGGGAAGGGTGGATCGAGCGCTGGCAGCGGGAGGTCCGCAGGTAGGAGGTCACCGAGGGGCTCCGCCCACGCGCGGAGCCCCTCGGTTCCGGCATGGACGCGATCGTCGAGCTCACGGGCATCCACAAGGCGTTCGGGCGCCAGGCGGTCCTGACCGACCTCAACCTGTCGATCAGACCCCGGGAGTTCGTCACACTCCTGGGGCCTTCGGGGTGCGGCAAGAGCACGACGCTCAACCTGATCGCCGGGTTTCTCCGCCCGGACCGGGGGATCGTCGCCATCCGGGGACGTCCGGCCAACGACGTGGAGCCGCGCCGACGCGGCCTCGGCATGGTCTTCCAGACCTGGGCCCTCTTCCCCCACATGTCAGTCTTCGAGAACGTGGCCTTCGGCCTGCGGATTCAGGGCCGCCCCCTGCACGAGATCCGGAGGAAGGTCGGCGAGATGCTGGCGTTGGTCCGCCTTCCCGGGATCGAGGAGAAGTACCCTTCACAGCTCTCCGGAGGGATGCAGCAGCGTGTGGCGCTGGCCCGGGCGCTGGCCGTCGACCCGGACATCCTCCTGCTCGACGAACCCTTGAGCAACCTGGACGCGCGGCTCCGGAAAGACATGCAAGTCGAGCTCAAGCGACTCCATGAGCAGCTCGGCATCACCACGATCTTCGTCACGCACAACCAAGAGGAGGCGCTGGTAATGTCCGACCGGATCGCGGTGATGCACCAGGGCCGCATCGTCCGCATGGGCCCTCCGCACGAGCTGTACCGCGATCCTCGATCGCGTTTCGTCTGCACGTTCCTGGGGGACGCCAACGTCTTCGAGGGGGAAGTGGACCGCATCGATGGGCGGATCGCGGTCGTCACGGCAAGCGGGCTGCGGTGGCGAGTCCAACTGAGCCCGGACGGCCGCGGACCCCGCGGGAGACGCCTGACGCTGGCCCTTCGACCCGAGCTCCTCAAGCTACAGCTCCAGCCCACCGGTGCCGATAACTCCTTTTCCGGAAGGGTCAAGGATGTGGTCTACAAGGGGAGCAACGTGTCCTACTACGTGGACCTAGGTCCGGTCGAGGTCCTAATCGTCGAGCCCGCCAGTGAGATGGGGATAGCGGTGCGCGAAGGAGACAAGGTCTTTGCGGAGTGCGGAGCCGGCGCCTTTAGCGTCCTGGACGAAGAGTGAGGCCGTCTCACGCTGGAGGGGGCAGAGGGTCCTGCGCCCGTTGCGCGGACTCATCCCGCTCTTGCCCGGTCTGGCGATCCTCGGCGTCTTCTTCCTCGTGCCCATGCTCGAACTTGTGCGCATGAGTGTCCTGAGACACGACCCCGTGCAGATCTTCACCGCGCAGCTGACCCTCGCGAACTACAGGCGCATCTTCTCCGATTCGTTTTACATCACGATGGTCGTGACGTCCCTTCAGGTCGGTCTCGCCACCACCCTAGCTGCCCTCCTGGTGGGGTACCCGCTGGCGTACTATCTCACAACCATCCGCGGGTGGGAGCGGACCCTGATCTCGGCGGCGTGCCTCTTGCCCATCTTTGTCACCGTGGTCGTCGGCACGCTCGGCTGGTTCATCATGTTTTTGCCGTTCGGCGTCACGCAGAGGATGTTGCACGCCCTCGGCTTGGTGGACGGGCCTCTCCGGCTGCTGAACACCCTCGAGGGGCTGGTCGCGGCCATGGTTTTCCTGGAGGCACCGTACGCCATCCTGATCCTGGCCAGCAGCATCCAGAACGTGGGGCAGGACAA is a genomic window of Armatimonadota bacterium containing:
- a CDS encoding extracellular solute-binding protein; this encodes MDPLRKMSEGMNRPVAVLAVAAFIALGTLQAGAGAVRKYEGRTMTVYAGISPRVREDITEYIAPRLKEKFGIELAVEPLGSTVMLEKILAQRARPRVSVAGWDQPVGLQACVMGLCAPIDLAKAPNLRAAYDWAVIKVGGDVKVVATSLIGVGLIYNRDEFARRGLRPPTSWNDLWRDDLRGRISITAPESTWGLAALVMLAKLEGGSEANIEPGFARIKSLLPRLHTIHTWSSELAKLIQLGEVWLGTTGSNMGPALKGQGFPVEWVAPQEGSPVVGGGMSIVANAPYPDVAHEYVNLYFSPEFQVLRARNGGQTPTTRTGYARLSAQEKIDLPLRPLGKLVHLDWATIMQAREGWIERWQREVRR
- a CDS encoding ABC transporter ATP-binding protein, with protein sequence MDAIVELTGIHKAFGRQAVLTDLNLSIRPREFVTLLGPSGCGKSTTLNLIAGFLRPDRGIVAIRGRPANDVEPRRRGLGMVFQTWALFPHMSVFENVAFGLRIQGRPLHEIRRKVGEMLALVRLPGIEEKYPSQLSGGMQQRVALARALAVDPDILLLDEPLSNLDARLRKDMQVELKRLHEQLGITTIFVTHNQEEALVMSDRIAVMHQGRIVRMGPPHELYRDPRSRFVCTFLGDANVFEGEVDRIDGRIAVVTASGLRWRVQLSPDGRGPRGRRLTLALRPELLKLQLQPTGADNSFSGRVKDVVYKGSNVSYYVDLGPVEVLIVEPASEMGIAVREGDKVFAECGAGAFSVLDEE
- a CDS encoding ABC transporter permease; the encoded protein is MRGLIPLLPGLAILGVFFLVPMLELVRMSVLRHDPVQIFTAQLTLANYRRIFSDSFYITMVVTSLQVGLATTLAALLVGYPLAYYLTTIRGWERTLISAACLLPIFVTVVVGTLGWFIMFLPFGVTQRMLHALGLVDGPLRLLNTLEGLVAAMVFLEAPYAILILASSIQNVGQDKVNAARVLGASTAQIFRKIMIPLTMPAIVSSAVLVFSLSISSYLVPALITGGTLRLLPLAIFTYTTDVINWPFASALAVVLLVLVLGVTYTVTAVTNRLTARGKWQVV